One window from the genome of Spiractinospora alimapuensis encodes:
- a CDS encoding ABC transporter permease has translation MTIERPADAPPRLPWLPRPNFWGGISVAAILLFLAFLVYPLLNLVISSMLTDTVSDKTVLDIYRELFTVPYYYEALLNSLLLGACATVAALLVGVPLAYCVTRFNIPGKLFIRAAVVLTFISPPFIGAYSWVLLLGESGVLRVPFAAIGFSPPTVYGWPGLILVLTLQGLPFVFLMVSSALRTVDQSIEDAAISLGRRPFQVVTTAILPLIAPGVSTGALLVFVTSFSDIGTPAIIGQNIRVFPRLIYGEFINETSAGDYRTASALSVVLLVVCVGALLIQRWYSTVRSYGQETVRPLGVRRLTGTHRFLASAFVYLVIALACLPILTVIVTSFLRTEKSVITPEFTLDGYLNAPRLLSSLTNTLLFTTVATVVCVFAGCLIGYVIARRTNRLGPVIDVFSMIPYAVAGVVLGLAFSLTFGGSPYFLAGTMTILVLAYFIRRLPYSIRSVTGMLSQIGRQTEEASVNLGVPPGQTFWRITFPMMMPAVVSGALITWATIAREFNATIILYGSSTQTMSVEVFREVIAGNFGNASVVGTVLIAVSLVPIVILFKVLGKDEDFLV, from the coding sequence TTGACCATCGAGCGTCCCGCCGACGCCCCACCGCGACTCCCATGGTTGCCCCGGCCGAACTTCTGGGGCGGCATCTCCGTCGCCGCGATCCTGCTGTTCCTCGCGTTCCTGGTGTATCCGCTACTCAACCTGGTGATATCGAGCATGCTGACGGACACCGTCAGTGACAAGACCGTGCTCGACATCTACCGTGAGTTGTTCACCGTCCCCTACTACTACGAGGCGCTGCTCAACAGTCTCCTGCTCGGGGCGTGCGCGACCGTGGCCGCCCTGCTCGTCGGTGTTCCCCTCGCCTACTGCGTCACCCGGTTCAACATCCCGGGCAAGCTGTTCATCCGGGCGGCGGTCGTCCTGACGTTCATCTCTCCGCCCTTCATCGGGGCCTACTCCTGGGTCCTGCTGCTGGGGGAGAGCGGGGTCCTGCGTGTGCCCTTCGCCGCGATCGGGTTCTCCCCGCCTACGGTGTACGGATGGCCCGGGCTCATCCTGGTGCTGACGCTCCAGGGCCTCCCGTTCGTCTTCCTCATGGTGAGCTCCGCGCTGCGCACGGTCGACCAGAGCATCGAGGACGCGGCCATCAGCCTGGGCCGCCGCCCGTTCCAGGTCGTGACCACGGCGATCCTGCCACTCATCGCGCCCGGCGTCTCGACCGGAGCCCTGCTGGTCTTCGTGACGTCCTTCTCCGACATCGGCACGCCCGCCATCATCGGCCAGAACATTCGGGTCTTCCCTCGCCTGATCTACGGGGAGTTCATCAACGAGACGTCCGCCGGTGACTACAGGACCGCGAGCGCCCTGTCGGTGGTGTTGCTCGTGGTGTGTGTCGGAGCGCTCCTGATCCAGCGCTGGTACTCAACGGTCCGCTCCTACGGCCAGGAGACCGTGCGCCCGCTCGGGGTACGGCGGCTGACGGGGACACACCGTTTCCTGGCGTCGGCCTTCGTCTACCTGGTGATCGCGCTCGCCTGCCTACCGATCCTCACGGTCATCGTCACGTCGTTCCTCCGGACCGAGAAGTCGGTGATCACGCCTGAGTTCACGCTCGACGGGTACCTCAACGCGCCGCGTCTGCTGTCGTCCCTGACGAACACCCTGCTGTTCACGACGGTGGCGACCGTGGTGTGTGTGTTCGCGGGCTGTCTCATCGGATACGTCATCGCCCGACGCACCAACCGCCTCGGCCCCGTCATCGACGTGTTCTCGATGATTCCGTACGCGGTCGCCGGCGTGGTCCTGGGGCTCGCCTTCAGTCTGACCTTCGGTGGCTCGCCGTACTTCCTCGCGGGCACCATGACCATCCTCGTGTTGGCCTACTTCATCCGGCGCCTCCCGTACTCGATCCGCTCGGTCACCGGGATGCTGAGCCAGATCGGCCGACAGACGGAGGAGGCGTCGGTCAACCTCGGTGTTCCGCCGGGGCAGACGTTCTGGCGCATCACGTTCCCCATGATGATGCCCGCGGTCGTCTCCGGAGCGCTGATCACGTGGGCCACCATCGCACGGGAGTTCAACGCCACGATCATCCTCTACGGAAGCAGCACCCAGACCATGTCGGTGGAGGTCTTCCGTGAGGTGATCGCGGGCAACTTCGGCAACGCGTCGGTGGTGGGGACGGTGCTGATCGCGGTGAGCCTCGTGCCCATCGTGATCCTCTTCAAGGTGTTGGGCAAGGACGAGGACTTCCTCGTCTGA
- a CDS encoding HpcH/HpaI aldolase family protein: MNEELRRKLKGEETAFGLWVTSEAPAVTEVAAILGLDWICIDMEHGYLDYRAIAGHLTAARGTDMSVIVRPPSHDLEPTKRALDLGAHGIILPLVENADELRAAHDNVFYPPKGRRGIGGERSVTWGLALEEYVKTANDDIMLIPMIETRQAAENFDDILAVEGTETIFLGPGDMSASYGYVGQWEGPGIAELNLNLLARAREAGVSTGIVARHTDEAIQRRDQGFGMVSLGSDIGLMIRQIRSMAEALGKSPVGHRWF, encoded by the coding sequence ATGAACGAGGAACTGCGTCGCAAGCTCAAGGGGGAGGAGACCGCGTTCGGTCTCTGGGTGACGTCGGAGGCGCCCGCCGTCACCGAGGTCGCGGCCATTCTGGGCCTCGACTGGATCTGCATCGACATGGAGCACGGCTACCTGGACTACCGCGCCATCGCCGGCCACCTGACCGCGGCCCGGGGCACGGACATGTCCGTGATCGTTCGGCCTCCGTCACACGACCTGGAGCCGACCAAGCGCGCCCTGGACCTTGGGGCCCACGGGATCATCCTCCCCCTCGTGGAGAACGCCGACGAACTCCGCGCGGCGCACGACAACGTGTTCTACCCGCCGAAGGGTCGGCGGGGAATCGGTGGTGAGCGCAGTGTGACCTGGGGACTCGCCCTGGAGGAGTACGTCAAGACCGCGAACGACGACATCATGCTCATCCCGATGATCGAAACCCGGCAGGCCGCGGAGAACTTCGACGACATCCTCGCCGTGGAGGGAACCGAGACCATCTTCCTCGGCCCGGGCGACATGTCGGCGAGCTACGGTTACGTGGGCCAATGGGAGGGTCCGGGTATCGCGGAACTGAACCTGAACCTGCTGGCGCGCGCCCGGGAGGCCGGCGTGTCCACCGGTATCGTCGCTCGCCACACCGACGAAGCGATCCAGCGACGTGACCAGGGATTCGGCATGGTCTCGCTCGGTTCTGACATCGGCCTGATGATCCGTCAGATCCGGTCGATGGCCGAGGCCCTGGGCAAGTCCCCGGTCGGGCACCGCTGGTTCTGA
- a CDS encoding FadR/GntR family transcriptional regulator has translation MTADRSSTETGSEGLLKLQPYPRASAVSEIVSQLVSRILAGDIPPGGKLPPERRLAENLGVGRSAIREALKALDLLGLIEIRQGDGTYLSQGTSSLLPQVVEWGMLLGTPQTLDLIETRSHLEVILARLAAERITDDEASALRTCLTRMGFAESAADFARADTEFHLTIAAAARNQVLSDILSSIKSLLHVWVLRVIRQTGERESVIEQHQAILDAVVSRSPDGAAAAMDQHMRTVTARLRQSIDEEGGAPSSST, from the coding sequence GTGACGGCTGACAGATCGTCGACCGAGACCGGGTCCGAAGGGCTGCTCAAGCTGCAACCGTACCCCCGTGCCAGTGCGGTCTCCGAAATCGTGAGCCAACTCGTCTCGCGCATCCTCGCGGGGGACATCCCTCCCGGAGGCAAACTCCCCCCCGAGCGGCGACTGGCCGAGAACCTCGGGGTCGGACGTTCCGCCATCCGCGAGGCGCTCAAGGCTCTCGACCTCCTGGGCCTCATCGAGATCCGTCAGGGCGACGGGACCTACCTGTCCCAGGGCACCTCCAGCCTTCTCCCGCAGGTCGTGGAGTGGGGCATGCTGCTTGGCACTCCCCAGACCCTCGATCTCATCGAGACGCGTTCCCACCTGGAGGTCATCCTCGCCCGGCTCGCCGCCGAACGCATCACCGACGACGAGGCCTCGGCGCTGCGCACCTGTCTGACGCGGATGGGCTTCGCCGAGTCCGCGGCCGACTTCGCCCGCGCCGACACCGAGTTCCACCTCACCATCGCCGCCGCGGCGCGTAACCAGGTACTTTCCGACATCCTGTCCAGCATCAAGTCACTGCTGCACGTCTGGGTGCTGCGCGTCATCCGCCAGACCGGCGAGCGCGAGTCGGTCATCGAGCAGCACCAGGCGATCCTGGACGCCGTCGTCTCCCGCTCTCCCGACGGTGCCGCCGCCGCCATGGACCAACACATGCGGACCGTCACCGCGCGCCTACGTCAGTCGATCGACGAGGAGGGTGGGGCCCCCTCCTCGTCGACCTGA
- a CDS encoding NIPSNAP family protein, with amino-acid sequence MVIEERIYNLDPGVPTQDFLKVYAEKGLPSQRRILGGFLGYFTTEFGVQNQVTHMWAFTDLEERRRRRAALAADPDWQECVAIVRPMIIAWENKIMYPTDFSPIRNLPVTCDDPYTAFDFSPDAQ; translated from the coding sequence ATGGTGATCGAAGAACGCATCTACAACCTGGACCCAGGGGTTCCCACTCAGGACTTCCTGAAGGTCTACGCCGAGAAGGGCCTACCGAGCCAACGCCGCATCCTGGGCGGGTTCCTCGGGTACTTCACGACGGAGTTCGGTGTACAGAACCAGGTGACCCACATGTGGGCCTTCACCGACCTCGAGGAGCGACGCCGCCGCCGCGCCGCGCTGGCCGCGGACCCCGACTGGCAGGAGTGCGTCGCCATCGTTCGGCCGATGATCATCGCCTGGGAGAACAAGATCATGTACCCGACGGACTTCTCCCCCATTCGGAACCTCCCGGTGACCTGCGACGACCCGTACACGGCCTTCGACTTCTCCCCCGACGCCCAGTAG
- a CDS encoding 2-keto-3-deoxygluconate permease, giving the protein MSQSSPRAAGRPLAAVGSMVARIPGGLMIIPLFLAAFINTFFPQILDIGGFTTGLFRDGISALLGLFFVCMGAQLRIRTTGPTLEKGLALLVGKAAAGAAVGLAVAFLMPSGTLFGLVPLAIVAAMTNSNSALYVALTKQFGNTTDRGAVSVIAVNDGPFITMVILGVAGLASFPVEMIVAVIIPLLVGFIIGNVSDTARDFLKSGETLLIPFMAFAVGQGIDFATLGQAGIPGIGLGVMTVVLSGGAAMLLVWLTHVIRRRPREQRNLISGPSEATTAGNAVATPAAIALADPAYRGVEALATAQIAAATITTALIVPFVVAYVARWQKARGVSVEAEERAAAGEPANDRTPEPHTEKTSAVEREEQ; this is encoded by the coding sequence ATGTCCCAATCCTCACCGCGCGCCGCGGGTCGTCCGCTCGCGGCGGTCGGCAGCATGGTGGCCCGGATCCCGGGCGGCCTAATGATCATCCCGCTCTTCCTCGCGGCGTTCATCAACACGTTCTTCCCCCAGATCCTCGACATCGGTGGCTTCACCACGGGGTTGTTCCGGGACGGCATCAGCGCGCTGCTGGGTCTGTTCTTCGTCTGCATGGGCGCCCAACTGCGGATCCGGACCACCGGGCCCACCCTGGAGAAGGGACTCGCCCTGCTGGTCGGCAAGGCCGCGGCCGGCGCCGCGGTCGGCCTCGCCGTGGCGTTCCTCATGCCGAGTGGGACCCTGTTCGGCCTGGTCCCCCTGGCCATCGTCGCCGCGATGACCAACTCCAACTCCGCGCTGTACGTGGCGCTGACCAAGCAGTTCGGCAACACCACCGACCGCGGCGCGGTGTCCGTGATCGCCGTCAACGACGGCCCGTTCATCACCATGGTGATCCTGGGAGTCGCGGGGCTCGCGTCGTTCCCGGTGGAGATGATCGTCGCGGTGATCATTCCGCTGCTGGTCGGTTTCATCATCGGCAACGTCAGCGACACCGCCCGCGACTTCCTGAAGTCCGGCGAGACACTGTTGATCCCGTTCATGGCGTTCGCGGTCGGCCAGGGCATCGACTTCGCCACGCTGGGCCAGGCCGGGATCCCCGGCATCGGCCTCGGGGTGATGACCGTGGTCCTCTCCGGCGGAGCCGCGATGCTCCTGGTGTGGCTCACCCATGTCATCCGGCGCCGGCCACGGGAACAGCGCAACCTGATCTCCGGCCCCAGTGAGGCCACGACCGCGGGCAACGCGGTCGCGACACCGGCCGCCATCGCCCTGGCCGACCCGGCCTACCGCGGCGTCGAGGCACTGGCCACCGCCCAGATCGCCGCCGCCACCATTACCACCGCCCTCATCGTGCCCTTCGTCGTGGCCTACGTGGCCCGATGGCAGAAGGCACGCGGTGTGTCGGTCGAAGCCGAGGAGCGGGCCGCCGCAGGTGAACCCGCGAACGACCGGACACCGGAACCGCACACAGAGAAGACCTCGGCCGTCGAAAGGGAGGAACAATGA
- a CDS encoding GntR family transcriptional regulator, with translation MPQAEHPLPMSLFADVDRSSPVPLYVQIASRLEQAIHDRTLPPGARLENELSLCQRLGFSRPTVRRAIQDLVDKGLLVRRRGIGTQVVAGQLTPRKVALTSLYEDLATSGRDPRTTVLTHEITTPSEEVAATLGTRGAVLRIRRLRSAGDVPLAVLEHFLPSTVDAPTPAELETRGLYQVLRARGVTIQVARQRIGARAATKEESGLLEVDTHGPVLTAQRTAFNSVGTAVAFGRHAYRPDLYSFETTLVN, from the coding sequence ATGCCGCAGGCGGAGCACCCGCTTCCGATGTCGCTGTTCGCGGATGTGGACCGGTCGAGTCCCGTGCCGCTGTACGTCCAGATCGCCAGCCGGCTGGAGCAGGCGATCCACGACCGGACGCTGCCGCCGGGGGCACGGTTGGAGAACGAGCTCTCGCTGTGCCAGCGGCTCGGGTTCTCCCGGCCCACGGTGCGTCGCGCCATCCAGGATCTCGTGGACAAGGGGCTCCTGGTGCGCCGCCGGGGGATCGGCACACAGGTGGTGGCCGGTCAGCTCACTCCCCGGAAGGTCGCGCTGACCAGCCTGTACGAGGACCTTGCGACGTCCGGGCGGGATCCGCGCACCACCGTTCTCACGCACGAGATCACCACACCCAGCGAGGAGGTCGCCGCGACGCTGGGGACCAGGGGTGCCGTGCTGCGGATCCGTCGTCTGCGCTCGGCCGGGGACGTCCCTCTGGCCGTGCTGGAGCACTTCCTGCCGTCGACGGTCGACGCGCCGACGCCCGCGGAACTGGAGACGCGCGGCCTCTACCAGGTGCTGCGGGCCAGGGGAGTGACGATCCAGGTCGCCCGGCAGCGGATCGGCGCCCGGGCGGCGACCAAGGAGGAGAGCGGCTTGTTGGAGGTCGACACCCACGGTCCGGTGCTCACCGCGCAGCGCACGGCGTTCAACAGTGTGGGCACGGCCGTCGCGTTCGGCCGGCACGCCTACCGTCCCGACCTCTACTCCTTCGAGACCACGCTCGTGAACTGA
- a CDS encoding NAD(P)H-dependent oxidoreductase, with protein sequence MNLYSLLQSRTAAEGPVRVGVIGAGKFASMFLTQALNMPELHVVGVADLDVDKARAALDRTGWRADRYAARDCDDAARAGTTVVTDDAMAVITHPSVEVILEITGNPYAGVDHAVASIDNGKHVVMVNVEADCLVGPLLLRRAQQAGVVYTMAYGDQPSLIAEQVDWCRTVGYEVVAAGKGTKYLPEYQYSTPDTVWDYYGFSPEKVATGDFNPQMFNSFLDGTKSAIEMAAVANATGLVPQDRGLAFPPASVLDLPTVFRPKDRGGLLDHSGTVEVASSLNRDGSEIERDLRWGVYVSFRARTQYAADCFAEYGVPTDSTGEYGSLYRPYHMIGMELGVSVTSAVLRGEATGQPNDFVGDVMTTAKRDLTPGERLDGEGGYRVYGTLAPAARSREVGALPIGLAHGVTLVRPVPKGGTVTWQDVEIDTSRSAVRLRRELESQL encoded by the coding sequence GTGAACCTGTACTCGTTGCTGCAGTCGCGCACCGCCGCCGAGGGACCCGTGCGGGTCGGCGTCATCGGTGCCGGCAAGTTCGCCTCGATGTTCCTGACCCAGGCGCTGAACATGCCGGAGCTGCATGTCGTCGGCGTCGCGGATCTGGACGTTGACAAGGCGCGAGCCGCCCTCGACCGGACGGGGTGGCGTGCGGACCGCTACGCGGCACGTGACTGCGACGACGCCGCCCGCGCGGGAACCACGGTCGTCACCGACGACGCGATGGCCGTGATCACCCACCCGTCCGTCGAGGTCATCCTGGAGATCACCGGGAACCCCTACGCCGGGGTCGACCACGCGGTGGCCAGCATCGACAACGGCAAGCACGTGGTGATGGTCAACGTCGAGGCCGACTGTCTGGTCGGGCCCCTGCTCCTGCGGCGCGCCCAGCAGGCCGGAGTCGTCTACACCATGGCCTACGGCGACCAGCCATCCCTCATCGCCGAACAGGTCGACTGGTGCCGCACCGTCGGATACGAGGTCGTCGCCGCCGGCAAGGGAACCAAGTACCTGCCCGAGTACCAGTACTCCACACCCGACACCGTGTGGGACTACTACGGCTTCTCACCGGAGAAGGTCGCCACCGGGGACTTCAACCCGCAGATGTTCAACTCGTTCCTGGACGGCACCAAGTCCGCCATCGAGATGGCGGCCGTGGCGAACGCGACCGGGCTGGTCCCGCAGGACCGCGGGCTCGCGTTCCCGCCGGCCTCCGTCCTCGACCTGCCCACCGTGTTCCGCCCCAAGGATCGCGGCGGGCTCCTCGACCACTCCGGGACGGTGGAGGTCGCCTCGAGTCTCAACCGGGACGGGTCGGAGATCGAGCGCGACCTGCGCTGGGGCGTCTACGTCTCCTTCCGCGCCCGGACCCAGTACGCGGCCGACTGCTTCGCCGAGTACGGGGTGCCCACGGACTCCACCGGTGAGTACGGCTCCCTGTACCGCCCATATCACATGATCGGAATGGAGCTCGGGGTGAGCGTTACCTCGGCCGTGCTCCGCGGCGAGGCGACGGGCCAGCCCAACGACTTCGTCGGTGACGTCATGACGACGGCGAAGCGGGACCTCACTCCGGGCGAGCGGCTCGACGGCGAGGGCGGATACCGGGTGTACGGAACACTCGCGCCCGCGGCTCGCTCCCGTGAGGTCGGTGCCCTGCCGATCGGGCTGGCCCACGGAGTCACCCTCGTCCGTCCCGTTCCCAAGGGTGGCACCGTCACCTGGCAGGACGTCGAGATCGACACCTCCCGGTCCGCGGTGCGACTGCGCCGTGAACTGGAGTCCCAGCTCTGA
- a CDS encoding DivIVA domain-containing protein: MPTLEHFFYADQPVTFTTVLRGYDQRQVTEFLDRVRLTRGAPPPVAVAELRQQSFDVVLRGFDRREVDTYVSDFADYLTALESP, from the coding sequence ATGCCGACACTCGAGCATTTCTTCTACGCCGATCAGCCGGTCACCTTCACGACCGTGCTCCGAGGCTACGACCAGAGACAGGTCACCGAGTTCCTGGACCGCGTCCGGCTGACCCGTGGCGCGCCACCCCCCGTGGCCGTCGCCGAACTGCGCCAGCAGAGCTTCGACGTCGTCCTGCGAGGGTTCGACCGACGCGAGGTCGACACCTACGTCTCGGACTTCGCCGACTACCTCACGGCGCTCGAGTCGCCCTAG
- a CDS encoding inositol monophosphatase family protein has protein sequence MTMTDVDELRKIAVEVAVAGANRAAELRRRGVTVAASKKSPEDIVTQADREVEELIRSEVTAARPDDGFCGEESPAVTGTSGLHWLVDPIDGTVNYLYGQSPCSVSVAVVEGEPEPTTWRALAASVVNIDSGEVYSAARGRGAELDGRPLSVGTNDNPSLALVATGFGYFPEERMRQAEVIRNLVGVVRDLRRVGSAALDLCAVGAGRLDMFYERGLNAWDIAAGTLVAQEAGAKVLGLDGEAASPAMIIATNLALARSLGPRIVEWHREAGLITD, from the coding sequence ATGACGATGACGGATGTCGACGAGCTGAGGAAGATCGCTGTGGAGGTGGCGGTCGCGGGAGCGAACCGCGCCGCCGAACTCCGGCGGCGTGGCGTGACCGTCGCCGCGAGCAAGAAGTCCCCCGAGGACATCGTCACGCAGGCCGACCGCGAGGTGGAGGAGCTGATCAGGTCGGAGGTCACCGCGGCCCGACCCGACGACGGGTTCTGTGGCGAGGAGTCTCCGGCGGTCACCGGCACCAGCGGACTGCACTGGTTGGTCGATCCCATCGACGGGACCGTCAACTATCTGTACGGTCAGTCACCCTGTTCCGTGAGTGTCGCCGTGGTCGAGGGAGAGCCCGAACCGACCACGTGGCGGGCGCTGGCGGCGAGCGTCGTCAACATCGACTCGGGGGAGGTGTACTCGGCGGCCCGAGGCCGCGGCGCGGAACTCGACGGACGTCCGCTCAGCGTGGGGACGAACGACAACCCGTCCCTCGCCCTGGTCGCCACCGGTTTCGGCTACTTCCCCGAGGAACGCATGCGCCAGGCCGAGGTCATCCGCAACCTCGTCGGTGTGGTTCGGGACCTGCGCCGGGTGGGGTCGGCGGCCCTCGACCTGTGCGCGGTGGGTGCCGGACGCCTCGACATGTTCTACGAGCGTGGCCTCAACGCCTGGGACATCGCCGCGGGAACCCTCGTGGCGCAGGAGGCAGGAGCGAAGGTCCTGGGGCTTGACGGTGAAGCCGCCAGCCCCGCGATGATCATCGCGACCAACCTGGCCCTGGCCCGCTCCCTCGGACCCCGGATCGTCGAGTGGCACCGCGAGGCGGGCCTGATCACCGACTGA
- a CDS encoding glycerophosphodiester phosphodiesterase family protein encodes MALRNVILSNVAVAAATLAFAVPMNNEGPDEPEESSTASHPGGGPRSGPWIVAHRGSPRVAPEQTEPAYTSAIEEGADVLEGDVQLTADGELVLVHDDSLTRNTNVKEEFPDRDPWNVGDLTLEEIKSLDAGSWFDDRFAGERILTVEELLELNDGEVGITLELKAPENSPGVATELANLLEEYDLTDDDRTRTGAYEIMVHSRGQDALREFADVLPDVPLVYLTGGPMLEDEELAELSEWTMGVFADPRATRASDIQRATDHGLQVYADPVDSPEQVRMAVDQGYTWILTNQPETALQARDKPQHDPHPNDVLVDHVLENPPGDDVQPENGEHVTLRNTTDEPVDISGHYLRDQAGNTVLFMGDDSTIEAGSLFRVYVGPGTNRPDAYYNGYDTGMLNNTRGDTITYYNDDHEIVDTFSYIVPR; translated from the coding sequence ATGGCACTCAGAAACGTGATCCTGTCCAACGTCGCGGTCGCCGCCGCCACCCTCGCTTTCGCGGTCCCCATGAACAACGAGGGGCCGGACGAGCCTGAGGAGTCCTCCACGGCGTCCCACCCCGGCGGCGGCCCACGGTCCGGCCCATGGATCGTGGCACACCGCGGATCACCGCGGGTCGCTCCGGAGCAGACCGAGCCGGCCTACACGTCCGCCATTGAGGAGGGCGCGGACGTTCTCGAGGGCGACGTCCAGCTCACCGCCGACGGCGAGTTGGTCCTGGTCCACGACGACAGTCTGACCCGCAACACCAACGTGAAGGAGGAGTTCCCGGACCGGGATCCCTGGAACGTCGGTGACCTCACCCTGGAGGAGATCAAGTCGCTCGACGCCGGGTCCTGGTTCGACGACCGGTTCGCCGGTGAGCGGATCCTCACGGTCGAGGAGCTGCTCGAGCTCAACGACGGCGAGGTCGGTATCACGCTGGAGCTGAAGGCTCCAGAGAACAGCCCCGGCGTGGCGACGGAGTTGGCGAACCTGCTGGAGGAGTACGACCTCACCGACGACGACCGGACCAGGACCGGCGCCTACGAGATCATGGTGCACTCACGGGGTCAGGACGCGCTGCGCGAGTTCGCGGACGTCCTTCCCGACGTTCCGCTGGTGTACCTCACCGGCGGTCCCATGCTCGAGGACGAGGAACTGGCCGAGCTCTCCGAGTGGACGATGGGGGTGTTCGCCGACCCTCGCGCCACCCGGGCGTCGGACATCCAACGCGCCACCGACCACGGTCTCCAGGTCTACGCTGACCCGGTCGACAGTCCGGAACAGGTCCGGATGGCCGTCGACCAGGGCTACACCTGGATCCTGACCAACCAGCCCGAGACCGCGCTCCAGGCCCGCGACAAGCCCCAACACGATCCGCACCCCAACGACGTCCTCGTGGACCACGTGTTGGAGAACCCGCCCGGCGACGACGTCCAACCCGAGAACGGCGAGCACGTCACCCTGCGCAACACCACCGACGAGCCGGTCGACATCAGTGGACACTACCTCCGCGACCAGGCGGGGAACACCGTGCTCTTCATGGGTGACGACAGCACCATCGAGGCCGGGAGCCTCTTCCGCGTCTACGTCGGGCCCGGAACCAACCGACCGGACGCCTACTACAACGGCTATGACACCGGGATGCTGAACAACACCCGAGGTGACACCATCACCTACTACAACGACGACCACGAGATCGTCGACACCTTCTCCTACATCGTTCCCCGGTAA